One region of Termitidicoccus mucosus genomic DNA includes:
- the rbsK gene encoding ribokinase, whose product MPKPRILVLGSSNTDMIIKLARIPRPGETLLGGKFTTAAGGKGANQAVAAARAGGDVAFIARLGKDMFGDQALAGFKADKIDTRHILRDAKTPSGVALIFVAGSGENSIAVASGANARLTPADVRAAEAAFPGSKALVMQLETPLPTVAAAAKLAKKHGVAVILNPAPAPSEKLPPALLRLVSILTPNETEAELLTGIKVTDDTSAREAAQALLAQGVETVIITLGAKGAYLHNARTSGLIPGRKVKAVDTTAAGDTFNGALAVALAEGRDLPGAIRFANAAAALSVTRLGAQPSAPARAEIERFLKTKR is encoded by the coding sequence ATGCCCAAGCCACGCATCCTCGTCCTCGGCAGCTCCAACACCGACATGATCATCAAGCTCGCGCGCATTCCCCGCCCGGGCGAAACCCTCCTCGGGGGCAAATTCACCACCGCGGCCGGCGGCAAAGGGGCCAACCAAGCCGTCGCCGCCGCGCGCGCCGGCGGCGATGTCGCCTTCATCGCCCGCCTCGGCAAGGACATGTTCGGCGACCAGGCCCTCGCCGGGTTCAAGGCCGACAAGATCGACACCCGCCACATCCTGCGCGACGCGAAGACGCCCTCCGGTGTCGCGTTGATTTTCGTGGCCGGCTCCGGCGAAAACAGCATCGCCGTGGCCTCCGGCGCCAACGCCCGCCTCACGCCCGCCGATGTGCGCGCCGCGGAGGCCGCCTTCCCCGGCAGCAAGGCGCTGGTCATGCAGTTGGAGACCCCGCTGCCCACCGTCGCCGCCGCCGCGAAGCTCGCGAAGAAACACGGCGTGGCCGTCATCCTCAATCCCGCGCCCGCGCCTTCGGAAAAACTCCCGCCCGCCCTGCTCAGGCTCGTGTCCATCCTCACGCCCAACGAAACCGAGGCCGAACTGCTCACCGGCATAAAAGTCACCGACGACACTTCCGCGCGTGAAGCCGCACAAGCCCTCCTCGCGCAAGGCGTGGAAACCGTCATCATCACGCTCGGGGCCAAAGGCGCGTATCTGCACAACGCCCGGACCAGCGGGCTGATTCCCGGACGCAAGGTGAAGGCCGTGGACACCACCGCCGCCGGCGACACCTTCAACGGCGCGCTGGCCGTTGCGCTGGCCGAGGGCCGCGACCTGCCCGGGGCCATCCGCTTCGCCAACGCCGCCGCCGCCCTCTCCGTCACCCGCCTCGGTGCCCAGCCCTCCGCCCCGGCGCGAGCGGAAATCGAGCGTTTTTTGAAAACAAAACGATGA
- a CDS encoding multidrug DMT transporter permease, with protein MLTISSYPVAVAMCFVTMLCWGSWGNTQKLASGDKWKYQLFYWDYGLGILLSALVIAFTLGSTGAGGRGFLADIAQAGASPLGWAFLGGVLFNLSNILLVIAIDIAGLAVAFPIGVGLALVIGTLQTAFFRPAEVGDSALLYIGVAMVVLAIVINAVAYKKLMAAKNAGGQSGGSALGIAISIIAGLLMGGGFFGLVSKGMIQNFAAPEAGLMTPYTALVVFSAGLFVSNFLWNTIVSLKPVRGEPVNPLDYFSKGSLKLHAVGVLGGTIWNLGMAFSLVASAAAGAALSYALGQCATMIAAIWGVFIWKEFKGAPKGTASLLVAMFVSFFIGIAFLVASK; from the coding sequence ATGCTGACCATATCCTCCTACCCCGTCGCCGTGGCGATGTGCTTTGTAACAATGCTGTGCTGGGGCTCCTGGGGCAACACCCAGAAGCTCGCCTCGGGCGACAAATGGAAATACCAGCTCTTCTACTGGGACTACGGCCTGGGCATCCTGCTCAGCGCGCTGGTCATCGCCTTCACCCTCGGCAGCACCGGCGCGGGCGGACGCGGCTTCCTCGCGGACATCGCGCAGGCCGGCGCCTCACCGCTCGGCTGGGCCTTCCTGGGCGGCGTGCTGTTCAACCTCTCGAACATCCTGCTCGTCATCGCCATTGACATCGCGGGGCTCGCGGTGGCGTTCCCCATCGGCGTGGGCCTTGCGCTCGTCATCGGCACGCTGCAAACCGCCTTCTTCCGCCCCGCCGAGGTCGGCGACTCCGCGCTGTTATACATCGGCGTGGCGATGGTGGTCCTCGCCATCGTCATCAACGCCGTCGCCTACAAAAAACTCATGGCGGCGAAAAACGCCGGCGGGCAAAGCGGCGGCTCGGCGCTCGGCATCGCCATTTCCATCATCGCCGGCCTGCTCATGGGCGGCGGCTTCTTCGGGCTTGTATCCAAGGGAATGATACAGAATTTCGCCGCGCCCGAGGCGGGCCTGATGACGCCCTACACCGCGCTCGTGGTTTTCTCGGCCGGCCTCTTTGTCTCCAATTTCCTCTGGAACACCATCGTCTCCCTCAAGCCCGTCCGCGGCGAGCCGGTGAACCCGCTCGATTATTTCTCCAAGGGCAGCCTGAAACTCCACGCGGTCGGCGTGCTCGGCGGCACGATCTGGAACCTCGGCATGGCCTTCAGCCTCGTCGCCTCAGCGGCCGCCGGCGCGGCGCTCTCCTACGCGCTCGGCCAGTGCGCCACGATGATCGCCGCGATCTGGGGCGTGTTTATCTGGAAGGAATTCAAGGGCGCGCCGAAGGGCACCGCCTCCCTGCTGGTCGCCATGTTTGTCTCCTTCTTCATCGGCATCGCCTTCCTCGTCGCCTCGAAATAA
- a CDS encoding nucleoside hydrolase, protein MAPARAAEPASASPPVKIIFDTDMGNDVDDIFALAILHDAQDKGLCELLAVTLTTPDPLSAPYTRFLNRLCGRPDIPVGVNPASPKVWSEKKRFLKFIETVPGAGLAASHPPALQVLRRALAAAPDASVVIVQVGSFTNLADLLRSGPDEISPLDGRALAAKKVRWLSLMAGDFGNPEHAEFNVKIDAPSARLVAEQWPTPRVWSGYEVGIAVRLPAEVISDKLPPGNIARESYQRYQPVPHERPCWDLTSAFFAVHPQTPLLTPGRAGRVTVAEKGHTAFAADPAGPDSLLFVSPEQAAALRAKFAKIAVEKFAAAK, encoded by the coding sequence ATGGCTCCCGCGCGCGCGGCGGAGCCCGCCTCCGCGTCCCCTCCGGTGAAAATCATCTTTGACACCGACATGGGCAACGACGTGGACGACATCTTCGCCCTCGCCATCCTCCACGACGCCCAGGACAAGGGCCTTTGCGAACTGCTCGCCGTCACCCTCACCACCCCCGACCCGCTCTCCGCGCCCTACACCCGGTTCCTCAACCGCCTCTGCGGACGCCCCGACATCCCCGTCGGCGTCAACCCCGCCTCGCCCAAAGTCTGGAGCGAGAAAAAACGTTTCCTCAAATTTATCGAGACCGTCCCCGGGGCCGGCCTCGCCGCCTCCCATCCGCCCGCGCTCCAGGTCCTCCGCCGCGCCCTCGCCGCCGCGCCCGACGCCTCTGTTGTCATCGTCCAAGTCGGCTCCTTCACCAACCTCGCCGATCTCCTCCGCAGCGGACCCGACGAAATTTCCCCGCTCGACGGCCGCGCCCTTGCCGCCAAAAAAGTCCGCTGGCTCTCCCTCATGGCCGGCGACTTCGGCAACCCCGAACACGCCGAGTTCAACGTGAAAATCGACGCCCCCTCCGCCCGCCTCGTCGCCGAACAATGGCCCACGCCCCGCGTCTGGAGCGGCTACGAGGTCGGCATCGCCGTCCGCCTCCCCGCCGAAGTCATCTCCGACAAGCTGCCGCCCGGCAACATCGCCCGCGAAAGCTACCAGCGCTACCAACCCGTCCCGCACGAACGCCCCTGCTGGGACCTGACCAGCGCCTTCTTCGCCGTCCACCCGCAAACCCCGCTGCTCACGCCGGGACGCGCGGGCCGTGTCACCGTCGCCGAGAAAGGCCATACCGCTTTCGCCGCCGACCCCGCCGGCCCCGACAGCCTTCTCTTCGTCTCCCCCGAGCAAGCCGCCGCCCTCCGCGCGAAATTCGCCAAAATCGCCGTCGAAAAATTCGCCGCCGCCAAATAA
- a CDS encoding nucleoside hydrolase, with product MACIFPADTIQAAQSSGAPAKIIFDTDMGNDVDDALALALTHALQNRGVCELLAVTLTHPSPDAAAYVSAFNTFYGRPGIPVGVTPDAPDIYKSEYLPVARRKGPDGRLLFPSSVEASSAPGSVALLRRILAAAADDEVVIVQTGFSTNLARLLDTLPDDVSPLAGRELVKRKVRLLSMMAGKFPFDDGNKPEFNVRLDIPSARKVADEWPTPILWSGWEVGNAVLYPAWSIDRDFYYVPHHPVRESYQTYKPTPHERPCWDLTSIACVVWPDRGYFSLSPAGQVKIGPDGRTKFTARKGGRDYYLNIDEKQSLRLREVFAALVAERPKL from the coding sequence ATGGCTTGCATTTTTCCGGCTGACACTATCCAGGCGGCCCAGTCGTCTGGAGCGCCGGCCAAGATTATCTTCGACACGGATATGGGCAATGACGTTGACGACGCCCTCGCTCTCGCCCTCACCCATGCTTTGCAGAATCGAGGAGTTTGCGAACTGCTGGCCGTCACGCTTACGCATCCTTCGCCGGATGCCGCCGCCTATGTCTCCGCCTTCAATACATTTTATGGCCGGCCCGGCATTCCGGTGGGTGTCACCCCGGACGCGCCGGATATATACAAGAGCGAATACCTGCCGGTGGCGCGAAGAAAGGGGCCGGATGGCCGGTTGCTTTTCCCGTCAAGCGTCGAGGCATCGTCCGCGCCCGGATCGGTCGCCTTGCTGCGTCGCATCCTGGCAGCCGCGGCGGATGACGAGGTGGTAATTGTGCAAACAGGTTTTTCTACCAACTTGGCGCGCCTGCTGGACACCCTGCCGGACGATGTGTCGCCGCTGGCCGGCAGGGAACTTGTCAAACGCAAGGTGCGCCTGCTCTCGATGATGGCGGGAAAGTTTCCCTTCGATGACGGAAACAAGCCGGAGTTTAACGTTCGCCTCGACATACCATCGGCCAGAAAAGTCGCCGACGAATGGCCGACTCCGATCCTATGGAGCGGCTGGGAGGTGGGAAACGCGGTCCTCTATCCGGCGTGGAGCATTGACCGCGACTTTTACTATGTGCCGCATCATCCCGTCAGGGAATCCTACCAGACCTACAAGCCCACGCCGCACGAGCGGCCCTGCTGGGATCTGACCTCCATTGCCTGCGTGGTTTGGCCGGACCGGGGCTATTTCTCCCTGTCCCCCGCCGGACAAGTGAAAATCGGGCCCGATGGGCGCACAAAATTTACAGCCAGAAAGGGCGGCCGGGATTATTATTTGAATATCGATGAAAAACAGAGTCTCCGCCTGCGGGAGGTGTTTGCGGCATTGGTTGCGGAAAGACCAAAATTGTAA
- a CDS encoding sialidase family protein, with amino-acid sequence MYSIRCYIYLAALMILMVKSMPAQSPQFRIVRTEFVEPAPSVAEVHASNIIEAADGTLVCAWFGGTKEGNPDVTVWVSRYVGGQWTPGVSMADGVQTAKLRYPAYNPVMHCTPEGRIWMFFKVGKDPESWWGESMYSDDNGISWTGRKKLPKGFLGPVKNKPVVLKDGTVICPSSIEYSSKEWVAHMEITDEKFEHWEKSKPVPDPHNYGAIQPTVIRHADGRLQALFRSNGRNLIYSWSKDSGRTWSPLEFSGYYMANSGIDAETLADNKGFLLVYNPNEKPDNPKSWGPRTPLVVSHSTDGRTWRPVALLEHKKTRWGYSYPSIIQAKDGRVHVTYTWNRGRICHVILEQL; translated from the coding sequence ATGTATTCAATCAGATGCTACATCTATTTAGCCGCATTGATGATCCTGATGGTGAAGTCAATGCCGGCCCAGAGTCCTCAATTCAGAATTGTCCGGACCGAATTTGTGGAACCGGCTCCATCTGTCGCCGAGGTGCATGCGTCCAATATTATCGAGGCCGCCGACGGCACATTGGTTTGCGCCTGGTTTGGCGGCACCAAGGAAGGAAATCCGGATGTAACGGTGTGGGTGTCCCGCTATGTCGGCGGACAATGGACGCCGGGGGTGAGCATGGCGGATGGCGTGCAGACTGCGAAGCTGCGCTATCCTGCCTACAACCCCGTGATGCATTGCACTCCGGAGGGTAGGATCTGGATGTTTTTTAAGGTGGGCAAAGACCCGGAAAGCTGGTGGGGCGAATCGATGTATTCGGATGACAACGGTATCTCATGGACGGGTCGAAAAAAACTGCCCAAAGGTTTTCTGGGGCCTGTTAAAAACAAGCCGGTTGTCCTGAAGGATGGCACGGTGATTTGCCCTTCCAGCATCGAATATAGCTCAAAGGAGTGGGTCGCCCACATGGAAATCACTGATGAAAAATTTGAGCATTGGGAAAAATCAAAACCCGTTCCAGATCCGCACAACTATGGTGCGATCCAACCGACGGTAATCCGGCATGCGGATGGCAGGCTTCAGGCCTTGTTTAGAAGCAATGGGCGGAATTTGATCTATTCATGGTCCAAGGATTCCGGAAGGACATGGTCTCCGCTGGAATTCAGCGGCTATTACATGGCCAATTCCGGCATCGACGCGGAGACGCTGGCGGACAACAAGGGATTTTTGCTGGTTTACAATCCCAATGAAAAACCGGACAACCCGAAATCCTGGGGGCCGAGAACACCGCTTGTGGTGAGCCACTCCACGGATGGCCGGACATGGCGGCCGGTGGCGCTTTTGGAACATAAGAAAACCCGTTGGGGCTACTCCTATCCCTCGATCATACAAGCCAAAGACGGACGGGTGCATGTCACCTATACATGGAATCGCGGACGCATCTGTCATGTGATTCTGGAACAGCTCTAA